In Syntrophorhabdales bacterium, the following are encoded in one genomic region:
- the lon gene encoding endopeptidase La, with protein MDQELKGKDPEIPGELPVLTTAETIVYPYTVVPLAVSEKSFTLAVDEAMSKDRIIGIFGAPVKDETSSEQNIFSIGTAATIHKLLKLPDGSIRIIVQGLTKIKRMGFTQQEPFPRARIEVLQENEEVTKNVEALMRTVSDQYLKILNLTPQAPDELKIAATNIDEPIKLAYFVGTMLKLTLGEKQEVLELDSAEEKLRRLSFFQGRELELLELSGKIHLEVQKEIGKLQKEHYLREQLNAIRRELGEDSEMAVEVGKLRAKMEGRKYPDYVAEEIEKEISRFSMLNPSSAEYSVIRTYLDWLIDIPWEIHHESELDIKQARKILDEDHYDLKDVKERIIEYLAVLRIKPDIKAPLLCFAGPPGVGKTSLGKSIARAMGKKFIRISLGGIRDEAEIRGHRRTYVGAMPGRIIQGIRRCGSNNPVFMLDEVDKVGADFRGDPSSALLEVLDPEQNATFSDHYLEIPFDLSKVTFITTANVVDTIQPALRDRMEMIRLSGYTNEEKLRIAKEYLIPRQLKEHGLDASGIEFEENALLYLIDHYTREAGVRTLERQVAKVIRKMAVERLETKKAKKRIGVKEVREYLGPEAVFPEVALRASRPGVVTGLAWTEAGGDILFIEAAMMPGKKGLTLTGSLGEVMQESARAALSYIRSNAKKLDISDEFFDQHDFHLHVPQGAIPKDGPSAGVTMATALLSIIKNKRMRADVAMTGEITLTGVVLPVGGIKEKTLAAKRAGITTLIVPEKNKNDVAQIDKNLKAGLKFIYARDISQVFNHAFSYGTSSKHLKK; from the coding sequence GTGCCGCTTGCAGTCTCGGAGAAGTCTTTTACTCTTGCGGTCGACGAAGCCATGTCAAAGGACCGTATTATAGGGATATTTGGTGCTCCCGTTAAGGATGAGACGTCATCAGAGCAAAACATCTTTTCTATAGGAACAGCAGCCACAATTCATAAGCTCCTCAAACTGCCGGACGGAAGCATCCGCATTATTGTGCAAGGGCTGACAAAGATCAAGCGGATGGGGTTCACTCAGCAGGAGCCTTTTCCGCGCGCCAGGATCGAAGTGCTTCAGGAGAATGAAGAAGTCACGAAAAATGTTGAAGCGCTCATGCGGACCGTAAGTGACCAGTACCTGAAGATTCTTAATCTCACGCCGCAGGCTCCGGATGAACTGAAGATAGCAGCCACTAATATCGACGAGCCCATAAAACTGGCCTATTTCGTAGGCACGATGCTCAAGCTCACCCTGGGGGAGAAACAGGAAGTGCTGGAGCTCGACAGTGCTGAAGAAAAGCTGCGGAGACTTTCCTTCTTCCAGGGTAGGGAACTCGAACTACTCGAGCTCTCAGGCAAAATCCATCTTGAAGTGCAGAAGGAGATTGGAAAGCTGCAGAAGGAGCATTATCTGAGGGAACAGCTCAACGCCATTAGGAGGGAGCTGGGCGAGGATAGTGAAATGGCTGTGGAAGTGGGTAAGCTCCGTGCAAAGATGGAGGGGAGGAAGTACCCTGACTACGTTGCGGAAGAAATCGAAAAAGAGATATCCCGCTTCAGCATGCTCAACCCTTCTTCAGCGGAATACAGCGTCATAAGAACGTACCTCGATTGGCTCATCGATATCCCCTGGGAGATCCACCACGAATCGGAATTGGATATCAAACAGGCGCGCAAAATACTGGACGAAGATCACTACGATCTCAAAGACGTGAAGGAGCGCATTATCGAGTATCTTGCCGTACTCAGGATAAAACCAGATATAAAAGCGCCGCTGCTTTGCTTTGCGGGCCCACCGGGTGTTGGAAAGACGTCTTTAGGGAAATCAATAGCGCGGGCCATGGGAAAGAAATTTATCCGCATCTCGCTCGGCGGGATCAGGGATGAGGCGGAGATACGCGGTCACAGAAGGACGTACGTAGGGGCGATGCCTGGAAGGATCATCCAGGGTATACGCAGGTGCGGCAGTAATAACCCGGTATTCATGTTGGATGAGGTCGATAAAGTGGGTGCTGATTTCAGGGGCGACCCTTCGAGCGCCCTGCTCGAAGTGCTCGATCCCGAACAGAACGCCACATTCAGCGACCACTACTTGGAGATTCCTTTCGACCTTTCAAAGGTGACGTTCATCACCACTGCCAATGTTGTGGACACTATCCAGCCGGCCCTGCGCGACCGGATGGAGATGATCAGGCTTTCGGGATATACGAACGAAGAAAAGCTGCGTATAGCAAAGGAGTACCTGATCCCGAGGCAGCTCAAGGAACACGGCTTGGATGCAAGCGGTATTGAATTTGAAGAGAACGCGCTCCTCTATCTGATCGATCATTATACAAGGGAAGCAGGCGTGCGCACGCTGGAGAGGCAGGTGGCCAAGGTCATCCGCAAGATGGCTGTCGAGCGCCTGGAGACAAAGAAGGCGAAGAAGAGAATCGGTGTCAAGGAAGTGCGCGAGTATCTAGGACCTGAGGCTGTTTTTCCTGAAGTTGCACTTCGCGCGTCGCGCCCGGGTGTTGTAACCGGACTGGCATGGACCGAGGCTGGGGGGGACATCCTCTTCATCGAAGCTGCCATGATGCCCGGCAAGAAAGGTCTTACGCTCACCGGAAGTCTTGGTGAGGTCATGCAGGAATCTGCACGGGCTGCTCTCAGCTACATCAGAAGCAATGCAAAAAAGCTCGACATCAGCGATGAATTTTTTGATCAGCACGACTTTCACCTGCATGTGCCCCAGGGTGCGATTCCAAAGGACGGCCCGTCAGCAGGTGTTACCATGGCGACCGCATTGCTCTCTATTATCAAGAATAAGCGAATGCGGGCCGATGTGGCAATGACCGGAGAGATAACGCTCACCGGTGTTGTACTTCCGGTGGGTGGAATCAAAGAAAAGACGCTCGCAGCGAAGCGAGCCGGCATTACCACGCTGATCGTCCCGGAGAAGAACAAAAACGACGTAGCCCAGATAGATAAGAACCTTAAGGCCGGTCTAAAATTTATTTACGCCCGGGACATATCCCAGGTTTTCAACCACGCCTTTTCGTATGGAACTTCTTCAAAGCATCTCAAGAAATAG